The Phragmites australis chromosome 1, lpPhrAust1.1, whole genome shotgun sequence genomic interval TCAAGCTGCTGACCACGGAGCGGTGAAATATTGCGAGGGAGGGAGCCCCCAACATTCGCAGAATGCGAAGGCCTAGGTGATGGTGCCCTTAAGGATTGCTCCCTCGGTAGGCGCTACTCTAGGTGGCGCTGTAGTTGCTAGGGCTGTATCGGAGCGCCTCCTTGTCCGGCACCAGGTGGGTTTCTCTCTGGGAGTATGGCTTGAGGGTTATCACTGGTGCCCGAGGACGAGAACCTCTATTGTTTCCCACTGCATGGGCTGCCATGCAGACTTATCGTTGGGTTTCGGAGTCCTCGGACTCCATTTTGGTATCCCAAGCTTGTAGCACACCAGACTCATCTAGGTCATATCCCATGATGAACACCTCATGACGTCTGGGGTCCTCAGAATGTGACTCAACGGTAGTCGTGGATCCGACCGTGGATAGCCCAATCAGGTTATCGACACTTACCGAAACGCAAAAACGCGCTCCCATACCTAGCGCGCCAACTATCAAGGGTTAATCTCTGACAATGTATCCAGAGTATACCGGTCGATGGGAGCGTGATCAACGTTTCCTACGAGTgtgtgatgatgaactcaatagCACAAAatgttatccaggttcagatctGTTGTGAGATAACAGctctacatcatgtgtattttcgTATGGGTTACAGAAAGAGTTTCATCCGTTATAAGCTTATCCTCCCTCCTTTATATAATAGGAGGGGAGTCAAATATACAAACACTACGTACCAGAACTATTGCACTCCTATTCTCGGCAAAAAAACCCTACTACGAGACCATCATTACAGAGAATAGGCATACTCAGTCTGTTTGTTCGTTTTACGCGTGCTGTCCCATCAGCCGCACATCATCACACCCACTTGTGAGATCGTCGCACTTACTTGCAAAGGCTTGTTGACAATAAATATTATCAAAAACTGGTTTCGACACACGTCTGAAAATGGCATCTCCTATGGCCCAAACCCATGATAACTCTTGGGCCGCATCGCAAAAAAGTGTCCAATATTGAGAGGCTCATACGTGGCCACTGGTTGGTCATTGACTTATACTCGTCGTCAGCGACGACTCTGCCACCACAGCCACACGCGGTGACGGTAGAATTCCGACGAGAGATCAGATAATACGAGCGCGACGTTGAAGGAGAGAAGAACACGGCCACCCATTTCCATGCTGGCTCTGCTCCCCCAGCCTCTTCCTCCCCAATCCAACGCCAACCCAGCCCATTCGCTCACTGCCATGGCGGCCCTACACGGCACTGTCAGGTGGGACCCACGAGCCATGCGCTATATCAGCGCTTAAAGCAGTTCCACACGCAGGCCCCTTAACCCTTCGCGGCGCGCCGCCTCACTTCAATTCGCCTTCGCTTTGCCTCGGGCTCTCTTCCTCCGAGCActgacgcggcggcggtggcgctccgGATCCGTTCGCCGGAATGATGACCGTGTGGAGGCATATATGTGTCCTCGTCATCGTCCTCATGCTGCGCTCGCCGGCGGCCAAGGCGGGTGGCGGGAactcgacggcggcggtggcagcgtGCCCGCTCGACCTGAGCTACGTGGCGACGTTCCCGTGGGACCCCACGCCGTGCGTGCCGCCGGTGTCCGACCGAACCGCCTGCTGCACGACGCTCCTCTCCGTGCTTGGCGTCGGCCTCGCGGTGAGGCTCCGCGCCACGGGCCGCTTCCGGCTCCCGTCCGCGCCGGCCTCGGCCGCCTGCCTCCGCGCCTTCTCCGGCGCGCTCGCCTTGCCTCCGATCTCGCTGCCAGAATCCCTCACGCCCATCTGCTTCCCGGTCCCGTCGCAGTTAGCCATCTCCCCGGGCTACTGCGCTGGGGTCACCACCGCCGCGCAGTACGTCGCGGTTGTGGGTAACGCCTCCGTTGCCCAGCTCAACGCCTCCTGCGGCGCCGACCTCGCCTCGATGTCGCTGTGCACCCGATGCCTCGACGCCGGCATCGAGGCCTCGTCTCGGCTCACCGTCGTCGCCGGTAACGGCTCCAAGTCCAAGTTTCTTAGTTGCTTCTACCTCACCGTGCTCTACGCAGCCGGCGTCTCTAGCTCCGCCGGCCCCGAATCGCTCGCCACAGCCAATTGCGTCCTCGGCCTCGCTCTCTCCACCCCGTTCCTGACTTCGTCTCCTACCTCCAACTCCACCAACCACATCAACATCGCAGTAGTCACCATCATCCCAATTGCCTCCGTCCTGCTCGTCTCCCTCGTAGCTCTGCTTCTCTGGAAGAAAAGACATGAATGTATCAAGAACAGGAGCATACAAATCTCAGAGGAGCGGCGGTTGCGCCCTCGGCCGAACACCGGCTCGGTGCTGTTCGACATCGGCGAGCTAGCAAAGGCAACCGGCGGTTTCGCCGAGCGTAACCTCATCGGCCGCGGCAGCTTCGGGGTTGTGTACCGCGGTGTGCTCGCGGACGGGACCGTGGTCGCCGTGAAGAAGATGCTCGACCCGGACGTGGAGAACGGAGACGAGGAGTTCACCAACGAAGTGGAGATCATCAGCCTCCTCCGTCACCGGAACCTGGTGCCGCTGCGCGGGTGCTGCATTGCCGAAGACGACGCCGACGAAGGAAAGCAGATGTTCCTCGTGTACGACTACATGCCGAAGGGCTCTCTGGATCAGTACATCTTCGATGACATCGAAGGCAGGCCGCGGCCGGCGTTATCGTGGGCGCAGAGCCGGAGCGTTATACTGGACGTGGCAAGGGGGCTTGAGTACCTGCACTACGGCGTCAAGCCGAGGATTTACCACCGTGACATTAAGGCGACGAACATCCTCCTGGACGCGGACATGCGGGCGCGCGTGGCGGACTTCAGCCTGGCCCGGCGGAGCCGCGAGGGCCAGTCGCACCTCACCACGCGCGTCGCCGGCACGCACGGCTACCTCTCGCCGGAGTACGCGCTCTACGGGCAGCTCACCGAGAAGAGTGACGTGTACAGTTTCGGCGTGCTTGTGCTCGAGGTGACGAGCGGCCGCCGCGCGCTCGACCTGTCGGACCCGTCCGGGGTCGTGCTGATCACCGACTGGGCGTGGACGCTCGTCAAGGCCGGCCGGGCGAGGGAGGTGCTCGCCAATGCGCTGCGGAAGGAGCACATCACCTGCGTGGCGGCCATGGAGAGGTTCGTGCTTGTCGGGATCCTGTGCGCGCACGTCAC includes:
- the LOC133925934 gene encoding probable receptor-like protein kinase At1g11050, whose translation is MMTVWRHICVLVIVLMLRSPAAKAGGGNSTAAVAACPLDLSYVATFPWDPTPCVPPVSDRTACCTTLLSVLGVGLAVRLRATGRFRLPSAPASAACLRAFSGALALPPISLPESLTPICFPVPSQLAISPGYCAGVTTAAQYVAVVGNASVAQLNASCGADLASMSLCTRCLDAGIEASSRLTVVAGNGSKSKFLSCFYLTVLYAAGVSSSAGPESLATANCVLGLALSTPFLTSSPTSNSTNHINIAVVTIIPIASVLLVSLVALLLWKKRHECIKNRSIQISEERRLRPRPNTGSVLFDIGELAKATGGFAERNLIGRGSFGVVYRGVLADGTVVAVKKMLDPDVENGDEEFTNEVEIISLLRHRNLVPLRGCCIAEDDADEGKQMFLVYDYMPKGSLDQYIFDDIEGRPRPALSWAQSRSVILDVARGLEYLHYGVKPRIYHRDIKATNILLDADMRARVADFSLARRSREGQSHLTTRVAGTHGYLSPEYALYGQLTEKSDVYSFGVLVLEVTSGRRALDLSDPSGVVLITDWAWTLVKAGRAREVLANALRKEHITCVAAMERFVLVGILCAHVTVACRPTMPEALRMLEGDVDVPDLPDRPQPYAQRIALDGAEWSIRGLRRYAQEMHDV